The Priestia koreensis genomic interval GATCGCTCGTATGAAAACTGTTATTCGTCAAAGAGAGATCGCTGCTAATAAATAATTGATCGAGAGGAGGTTTTCAGAATGAGTGAACGCAACCAACGCAAGGTCTATTCTGGGCGTGTAGTTTCAGACAAAATGGACAAAACGGTCACTGTTCTTGTAGAAACCTATAAGAAACATTCTCTTTACGGTAAGCGCGTAAAATACTCTAAGAAGTTTAAAGCTCATGACGAGAATAATACTGCTAAAGTTGGCGATATCGTAAAAATCATGGAAACTCGCCCATTATCGGCTACTAAACGTTTCCGTCTAGTAGAAGTAGTGGAAAAAGCGGTTATTATCTAATTTATAG includes:
- the rpsQ gene encoding 30S ribosomal protein S17; its protein translation is MSERNQRKVYSGRVVSDKMDKTVTVLVETYKKHSLYGKRVKYSKKFKAHDENNTAKVGDIVKIMETRPLSATKRFRLVEVVEKAVII